In Capricornis sumatraensis isolate serow.1 chromosome 16, serow.2, whole genome shotgun sequence, a genomic segment contains:
- the CAVIN3 gene encoding caveolae-associated protein 3 translates to MGESALESGPVPGAPAGGPVHAVTVVTLLEKLATMLETLRERQGGLAQRQGGLAGSVRRIQSNLGALSRSHDTTSNTLAQLLAKAERVGSHADAAQERAVRRAAQVQRLEANHGLLVARGKLHVLLFKEEAEIPAKAFQKAPELLGPVELGPQQPEAEAEESSDEEEPVESRARRLRRTGLEKVQSLRRALSGRKGHAAPTPTPVKPPRLGLGRSAEGQPEAQPALESKLEPEPPQDTEEDPGRPAEAAAVLQVESAA, encoded by the exons ATGGGGGAGAGCGCTCTGGAGTCGGGGCCTGTGCCCGGAGCGCCGGCCGGGGGCCCGGTGCACGCCGTCACGGTGGTGACCCTGCTGGAGAAGCTGGCCACCATGCTGGAGACGCTGCGCGAGCGGCAGGGGGGCCTGGCTCAGAGGCAGGGCGGCCTGGCGGGCTCCGTGCGCCGCATCCAGAGCAACCTGGGCGCGCTGAGTCGCAGCCACGATACCACGAGCAACACGCTGGCGCAGCTGCTGGCCAAGGCGGAGCGCGTGGGCTCGCACGCGGATGCCGCCCAGGAGCGCGCCGTGCGCCGCGCCGCCCAGGTGCAGCGGCTGGAGGCCAACCACGGGCTGCTGGTGGCGCGCGGGAAGCTCCACGTTCTGCTCTTCAAG GAGGAGGCTGAAATCCCAGCCAAGGCCTTCCAGAAGGCGCCGGAGCTCTTAGGCCCGGTGGAACTTGGCCCACAGCAGCCCGAAGCCGAAGCTGAAGAGAGCTCAGACGAGGAGGAGCCCGTGGAGTCCAGGGCACGGAGGCTGAGGCGCACCGGGTTGGAGAAGGTACAGAGCCTGCGAAGGGCCCTTTCAGGCCGCAAAGGCCATGCTGCGCCAACACCCACGCCTGTTAAGCCACCTCGCCTTGGGCTGGGCCGGAGTGCTGAGGGCCAGCCGGAAGCCCAGCCTGCGCTGGAGTCCAAGCTGGAGCCAGAACCTCCGCAGGACACCGAGGAGGATCCCGGGAGACCTGCTGAAGCGGCGGCTGTGCTCCAAGTAGAGAGTGCGGCCTGA